From Nitrosopumilus zosterae, the proteins below share one genomic window:
- a CDS encoding thiamine pyrophosphate-dependent enzyme — protein sequence MIRKEAVRLIAKEIGDQPIISSNGFMSRDVFETNEKENNFYMIGSMGLASSIGLGIALKKPKQKIHVFDGDGNILMNLGSLVTIGSLKPKNLVHFIFDNKSHESTGGQPTSSDKIELKKIAQAAKFKTFEIINKKQIKKIMSKVKKESGPIFVIVRIDKGGEKSIRVGIAPPNIKNRFMKSLK from the coding sequence TTGATTAGAAAAGAAGCTGTACGACTTATTGCTAAAGAAATTGGTGATCAACCAATAATTTCATCAAATGGTTTTATGAGTAGGGATGTATTTGAGACAAATGAAAAAGAGAATAATTTTTACATGATTGGTTCAATGGGTTTAGCTTCGTCAATAGGATTGGGAATTGCATTAAAAAAACCCAAGCAAAAAATTCATGTTTTCGATGGAGATGGAAATATTTTAATGAATTTAGGTTCTTTAGTGACAATAGGATCATTAAAACCAAAAAATTTAGTTCATTTTATTTTTGATAATAAATCACATGAATCTACTGGAGGTCAGCCAACTAGTTCTGATAAAATAGAATTAAAAAAAATTGCCCAGGCTGCAAAATTTAAAACATTTGAAATTATTAATAAAAAACAAATAAAAAAAATAATGTCTAAAGTTAAGAAAGAATCAGGACCAATATTTGTCATTGTTAGAATTGACAAAGGAGGAGAAAAAAGTATCAGAGTAGGTATTGCACCTCCAAACATTAAAAATAGATTTATGAAGTCATTAAAATAA
- a CDS encoding NTP transferase domain-containing protein, which yields MNAIIIAAGSGKRISNEVKDIPKSMVKVNEKSIIEHQISVLKQAEIDEIYVITGPHSEKFDLNHVKYIKDQNYTEHDILGSLMEAKNFLKNDILVLYSDIIFDLPIIQQMLDSKDDISIAIDMNWEKMYEGRTLHPKSEAENVELNYAKKIIKIQKNIQNNNNCIGEFLGIVKFSPTGSKLFVKKYEELAKTHIGNFQQADSISKAYLTDMIQELIDSNIHVEPIFISGKWCEIDTIQDLRNAEKIFKN from the coding sequence ATGAATGCAATTATAATAGCTGCAGGTTCGGGTAAGAGAATAAGTAATGAGGTAAAAGATATTCCAAAATCAATGGTAAAAGTTAATGAAAAATCAATTATAGAACATCAAATATCAGTGCTGAAACAAGCAGAAATTGATGAAATTTATGTGATTACTGGTCCTCATAGTGAAAAATTTGATTTAAATCATGTAAAGTACATTAAAGATCAGAACTATACCGAACATGATATTTTAGGAAGTTTAATGGAAGCAAAGAATTTCTTAAAAAATGATATACTGGTGTTATATTCAGATATAATTTTTGATTTACCAATTATTCAACAAATGTTAGATTCAAAAGATGATATTTCAATTGCAATTGATATGAATTGGGAAAAAATGTATGAAGGAAGAACATTACATCCTAAATCAGAAGCAGAAAATGTAGAACTTAATTATGCAAAAAAAATTATCAAAATTCAAAAAAACATACAAAATAATAATAATTGCATAGGTGAATTTTTAGGAATTGTTAAATTTTCGCCAACTGGATCAAAACTTTTTGTAAAAAAATATGAAGAATTAGCCAAAACACATATTGGAAACTTTCAGCAAGCAGATTCCATTTCAAAGGCATATCTAACAGATATGATTCAAGAATTAATTGACTCAAATATTCACGTGGAACCAATATTCATTTCTGGAAAATGGTGTGAAATAGATACCATACAAGATCTAAGAAATGCTGAAAAAATTTTTAAAAATTAA
- a CDS encoding sulfatase family protein — protein MNRKNVIIIMIDGGRLDKAQNSTVFQNLQSKSIFFKNSITYGPHTIAAMHAVFSGSYGSRTGTNSYWSTYKFKKNKFKTLTEYLKDEKYYTHADVINQLVVPKQGFDNYVIHDELNDNLIERHKNLLDEITSNSNCENFFLYLHYSKIHTGIMNEVLKIYDNFSEDFFLNKEKNNFRYDSLFNDAQIYLNEILEKIFLLDLDHNSIILVMSDHGISIGEKVGERAYGAFCYDYTLKTFTYFLIPNYNSKEINQQIRTIDFMPTILDYLEIPLDDQYSKLDGVSLLPLINGASYPELYAFSETGNPLHEKAPPKEPNVKSIRNSKWKLIFNEFDGTKELYDLEHDPDENNNLIGEENDIEEILWNELEKIIKTKD, from the coding sequence ATGAATCGAAAAAATGTTATCATAATAATGATTGATGGTGGAAGACTGGATAAAGCACAAAATTCTACTGTTTTTCAAAACTTACAATCAAAATCAATTTTTTTCAAAAATTCAATCACTTATGGACCTCATACAATAGCTGCAATGCATGCAGTTTTTAGTGGAAGTTATGGTTCAAGAACTGGTACTAACAGCTATTGGTCAACTTACAAATTTAAAAAAAATAAATTTAAAACATTGACAGAATATCTGAAAGATGAAAAATACTATACTCATGCAGACGTAATTAACCAATTAGTTGTTCCAAAACAAGGTTTTGATAACTATGTGATACACGATGAGTTAAATGACAATTTAATTGAACGACATAAGAATTTGCTAGATGAGATAACCTCTAATTCTAATTGTGAGAATTTTTTTCTTTATTTACATTATAGTAAAATCCATACTGGGATAATGAATGAAGTTTTAAAAATATATGATAATTTCAGTGAGGACTTTTTTTTGAATAAAGAAAAAAATAATTTTCGATATGATTCTTTATTTAATGATGCTCAAATATACCTAAATGAAATTCTAGAAAAAATTTTTCTACTAGATCTTGATCACAATTCCATTATTTTGGTAATGTCAGATCATGGAATTAGTATTGGTGAAAAAGTCGGTGAGAGAGCATATGGTGCATTTTGTTATGATTATACGTTGAAAACATTTACTTATTTTTTAATTCCTAATTATAATTCTAAAGAAATCAATCAACAAATACGAACAATTGATTTTATGCCCACAATTTTAGATTATTTAGAAATTCCTTTGGATGATCAGTATAGTAAATTAGATGGAGTTTCTCTTCTTCCATTGATTAATGGAGCCTCATATCCTGAACTTTATGCTTTTTCAGAAACAGGCAATCCATTGCATGAAAAAGCTCCTCCTAAAGAGCCAAACGTAAAATCTATCCGAAATTCAAAGTGGAAGTTAATTTTTAATGAATTTGATGGAACAAAGGAACTCTATGATCTTGAACATGATCCTGACGAAAACAATAATTTGATTGGAGAGGAAAATGATATTGAAGAAATTCTTTGGAATGAATTAGAAAAAATAATTAAAACAAAAGATTAA
- a CDS encoding helix-turn-helix domain-containing protein, whose product MQKEESIINLHQIKSGKNFLGILNDIKRRPEDAANELNVTLEEIQAIIEGTKPLTPELINKAIEIWPINARDFYIVQDDCPLGIKIMRADESQKSSRIMNRAGRPYYEYRDTAMSTVAPFRPEWILELCYVDDNEPTNLDVQWNNGHFMHQFTYFIGDVNFYYKDESGNKKVAIMNTGDSMYITPFTPHTFTSRKGCKENGLILALTYGGKLTGDVQQELSGLSVELGSKFALDFSTKESASSSLLKFHREISNISIEELSKRTGLDVDKIKNFENKLEFPQMSDLQKIANALTINIRDLLPNDKTENKVIVKYHDKCRKWLYPENSKAYEFIELAGTSALPFSKAFEVIIRNSENSEYDLQSGLHQYVYNVGDTTITVNWKYGEKNYSERINPGDSIYGKPFISHNFRGNGKLLILRIGGKIAGDSQRELSIVGKKNAQRAISETMQWFDPQGKN is encoded by the coding sequence ATGCAGAAAGAAGAAAGTATTATTAATTTACATCAAATTAAATCAGGAAAAAATTTCCTTGGAATTTTAAATGATATTAAAAGAAGACCTGAAGATGCTGCAAATGAATTGAATGTTACGCTAGAAGAAATTCAAGCAATAATAGAAGGAACAAAACCACTTACTCCAGAATTAATCAATAAAGCAATAGAAATTTGGCCAATTAATGCTAGGGATTTTTACATTGTTCAAGATGATTGCCCATTGGGAATTAAAATCATGCGTGCTGATGAATCTCAAAAATCTAGTCGAATTATGAACAGAGCTGGAAGACCATACTATGAATACCGAGATACTGCTATGAGTACTGTAGCACCATTTAGACCGGAATGGATACTTGAATTATGTTATGTTGATGATAATGAACCTACTAATCTTGATGTTCAATGGAATAATGGCCATTTTATGCATCAATTTACTTACTTTATTGGTGATGTGAATTTTTACTATAAAGATGAATCTGGAAACAAAAAAGTTGCGATAATGAACACTGGTGATTCTATGTATATTACTCCTTTTACGCCTCATACATTTACTTCACGAAAAGGATGTAAAGAAAATGGTTTGATTCTTGCTCTAACTTATGGTGGAAAACTTACTGGTGATGTTCAACAAGAGTTGTCTGGATTATCAGTTGAATTAGGTTCAAAATTTGCACTTGATTTCTCTACAAAAGAATCAGCAAGTAGCTCATTACTCAAATTTCATAGGGAAATTTCTAATATTTCCATTGAAGAATTATCTAAACGAACTGGCTTAGATGTTGATAAGATAAAAAATTTTGAAAATAAACTAGAATTTCCTCAGATGTCTGATCTTCAAAAAATTGCTAATGCACTAACTATCAATATTCGAGATTTACTTCCTAATGATAAGACTGAAAACAAAGTAATTGTGAAGTATCATGATAAATGTAGGAAATGGCTCTACCCTGAAAATTCAAAAGCATACGAATTTATTGAATTGGCAGGTACATCTGCATTACCTTTTTCTAAAGCATTTGAAGTTATTATAAGAAATTCTGAAAATTCTGAATATGATTTACAATCTGGTCTACATCAATATGTGTACAATGTTGGAGATACAACTATCACTGTAAACTGGAAATATGGCGAAAAAAATTATTCTGAAAGAATCAATCCAGGTGATTCTATCTATGGAAAACCATTCATTAGTCATAATTTTAGGGGTAATGGAAAATTATTGATTTTAAGGATCGGAGGTAAAATAGCAGGAGATTCTCAAAGAGAATTGTCTATTGTTGGAAAAAAAAATGCACAAAGAGCAATTTCAGAAACAATGCAATGGTTTGATCCACAAGGCAAAAACTAA
- a CDS encoding lipopolysaccharide biosynthesis protein produces MKLIRNFGSMVAGDTISGSIGSVFWLFLATLLTVSDYGQIQFLISIAALAAGFSMIANSNTITVFEVKKKDLTGILFLISLGIGGIVSLVLVIIYSRIDIIFLTFGIIVGEMVIGYFLGKKLFYKYATFLILQKILMISLALGLYFFMGLDGIIYGISLSYIPLVIIVLKNIKESEFDFKLLKKNSGFIINNYGTRLVVYSKRNLDKIIIAPILGFQVLGEFALGFQVYLVMMLFSSISFKFLLLKDSEGYNSKKFKMFVFTISVLISILGVFIAPIVIPTLFPNFIDSVEIIQILSLAVIPNTIVLFYSSSFLGNENSRVVLTGVIMSTVVYLSLIVFLSQTLGLQGIGISFVLSSIIYAIFLSIIHKKTKNLKI; encoded by the coding sequence TTGAAATTAATCAGAAATTTTGGTTCTATGGTGGCCGGAGATACCATTTCTGGATCTATTGGAAGTGTTTTTTGGTTATTTTTAGCCACATTGTTAACTGTTAGTGATTATGGTCAGATTCAATTTTTGATAAGTATTGCAGCTTTAGCAGCTGGTTTCTCAATGATAGCCAATAGTAATACAATAACAGTTTTTGAAGTGAAAAAGAAAGATTTGACAGGAATTTTATTTTTAATATCATTAGGAATTGGTGGAATTGTATCTTTAGTTTTAGTTATAATTTATTCTAGAATAGACATCATTTTCCTTACATTTGGAATCATAGTAGGTGAAATGGTAATTGGGTATTTTTTGGGGAAAAAATTATTTTATAAGTATGCAACATTTTTAATTTTACAAAAAATCTTAATGATATCTCTTGCATTAGGATTATATTTTTTCATGGGTTTAGATGGAATAATTTATGGAATCAGTTTATCATATATTCCTTTAGTAATAATTGTTTTAAAAAACATCAAAGAATCTGAATTTGATTTCAAATTACTTAAAAAAAATTCAGGTTTCATAATTAATAATTATGGAACAAGACTTGTAGTTTATTCAAAAAGAAATTTGGATAAAATAATTATTGCACCAATTTTAGGATTTCAAGTATTAGGGGAATTTGCTTTAGGATTTCAAGTCTATCTTGTAATGATGTTATTTTCAAGCATATCTTTCAAATTTTTGCTTTTAAAAGATTCAGAAGGATATAATTCAAAAAAATTCAAGATGTTTGTTTTTACAATTTCAGTATTAATTTCTATTCTAGGTGTTTTTATAGCACCAATTGTGATACCAACTTTATTCCCAAATTTTATTGATTCAGTTGAAATCATTCAGATTCTTAGTTTAGCTGTAATTCCAAATACAATAGTATTATTTTATTCTTCAAGTTTCCTAGGAAATGAAAATAGTAGAGTTGTATTAACAGGTGTTATTATGAGCACAGTAGTGTATTTGTCATTAATAGTGTTTTTAAGTCAAACTTTAGGATTGCAAGGAATAGGGATAAGTTTTGTATTGAGTTCCATCATTTACGCAATATTTCTATCAATCATTCATAAAAAAACCAAAAATCTAAAAATATAA
- a CDS encoding sulfatase family protein: MKPNILLLTIDSLRADKIYGKNKSSLTPNIDNLIKNGLCFTQAISTSDTTGLSIGSLVTAKYPFKTGITHFSYDNNTQTYFQILKDNGYKIYATIPDSSFFLKMTANMTETDAYVYDKRESWLQLVGGIGEQIVKRLEKNLTEPWFYYIHLMDLHAPFYVPKEFDSEKFGKTPYDRMISAIDSWIGKFFEKIDLKKTLLIISADHGDHIPVVDDWGKIPKVNILLKKGKQKLPILEPLGLRLFVAYQSLKRKYKSAKLSKELSDRELIALEGRGQNHLFDELIRIPLIFTGFGINYPKIITNQVKQVDIFPTIVDLVEISSNIKNIDGQSLVPLISNPSQKDSYTYIETGARNFKNAKNPTLHGNIIGLRTPKYKYWRSRNDSTKNVTLYDLENDPNEENNIAEKNQSVVISMEEIIVNMKKNSIPIKYEISKDDEGAIEEELKKMGYM; the protein is encoded by the coding sequence ATGAAACCAAATATCTTACTATTGACAATTGATTCTTTACGAGCAGATAAAATTTATGGAAAAAATAAGAGCTCTTTAACACCAAATATTGATAATCTGATCAAAAATGGACTTTGTTTCACTCAAGCTATTAGTACATCTGATACTACGGGATTAAGCATCGGTAGTTTAGTCACAGCTAAATATCCTTTCAAAACAGGAATTACACACTTTAGTTATGATAATAACACACAAACATATTTTCAAATTTTAAAAGACAATGGATATAAAATATATGCAACAATACCTGACTCTTCATTTTTTCTTAAAATGACAGCAAATATGACAGAAACTGATGCATATGTTTATGATAAACGAGAATCATGGCTTCAACTTGTAGGTGGAATAGGTGAACAAATTGTTAAACGATTAGAAAAAAATCTTACTGAACCCTGGTTTTATTATATTCATTTAATGGATTTACATGCACCTTTTTACGTTCCAAAAGAATTTGATTCTGAAAAATTTGGAAAAACTCCTTATGATAGAATGATTTCGGCAATTGATTCTTGGATAGGAAAGTTTTTCGAAAAAATTGATTTAAAAAAAACTTTATTGATTATTAGTGCAGATCATGGTGATCATATTCCAGTTGTAGATGATTGGGGAAAAATTCCTAAAGTAAATATTTTATTGAAAAAAGGCAAACAAAAATTACCTATATTGGAGCCTCTAGGTTTAAGATTGTTTGTAGCATATCAATCTCTAAAAAGAAAATATAAGTCTGCCAAACTTTCAAAAGAACTTTCTGATAGGGAACTTATTGCATTAGAAGGAAGAGGCCAAAACCATCTTTTTGATGAGTTAATTAGAATACCTTTGATTTTTACCGGTTTTGGAATAAATTATCCAAAAATAATTACAAACCAAGTTAAACAAGTTGATATTTTTCCAACAATTGTTGATTTGGTGGAAATTTCTTCCAATATAAAAAATATTGATGGTCAAAGCCTAGTCCCTTTAATTTCTAATCCGTCTCAAAAGGATTCTTATACGTATATTGAAACAGGTGCTAGAAATTTCAAAAATGCGAAAAATCCTACTTTACATGGAAACATTATAGGATTACGAACTCCAAAATACAAATACTGGCGGTCTAGAAATGATTCTACAAAAAATGTTACTCTTTATGATCTAGAAAATGATCCAAATGAAGAAAATAACATTGCTGAGAAAAATCAATCAGTAGTAATTTCCATGGAAGAAATTATTGTGAACATGAAAAAAAATTCAATTCCTATTAAATATGAGATTTCTAAAGACGACGAAGGTGCAATAGAAGAAGAATTAAAAAAAATGGGTTATATGTAA
- a CDS encoding SIS domain-containing protein, whose product MIKLEDLRKIDVKGMYKIYDEWPKIARESYFSNLSEINFERCSHIVFAGMGGSGAIGDIFSAILSKTNTHVTVVKGYHLPRTVDSKSVVVITSISGNTVETLAMLDDARRIGSKIIAFSDGGRIYEICLKNNIEHRNVSKYHSPRASFTSFLYSMLRVLKPIIPIEESDILESIENLEKISKTINSENISMSNPAIQISEWINNSPIIYFPLGLQPVAIRYKNSLQENSKMHAMIEDIIESSHNGIVGWGTKNNFQPILLRGQDDYTTTKERWEILKEFFESQNIEYKEVISENGNILTKIICLIYLLDYSSIFLAVKLGVDPTPVVPINFVKERLH is encoded by the coding sequence TTGATTAAATTAGAAGATTTGAGAAAAATCGATGTAAAAGGCATGTATAAAATTTATGATGAATGGCCTAAAATTGCAAGAGAAAGTTATTTTTCAAATTTATCAGAAATAAATTTTGAAAGATGTTCACATATTGTTTTTGCAGGAATGGGAGGCTCTGGGGCAATAGGAGACATATTTTCTGCGATTTTATCTAAAACAAATACTCATGTAACAGTTGTTAAAGGATACCATCTACCTAGAACTGTAGATTCAAAATCAGTTGTAGTTATCACAAGTATTTCAGGAAATACTGTTGAAACTTTAGCAATGTTAGATGATGCCAGAAGAATTGGCTCAAAGATTATTGCATTTTCAGACGGTGGAAGAATCTATGAAATTTGTTTGAAAAATAATATTGAACATAGAAACGTTTCAAAATATCATTCTCCAAGAGCATCTTTTACATCTTTTCTATATTCAATGTTGAGAGTTTTAAAACCTATCATCCCAATAGAGGAATCAGATATTTTAGAATCAATAGAAAATTTAGAAAAAATTTCAAAAACAATAAATTCTGAAAATATATCTATGAGTAATCCTGCCATACAAATTTCTGAATGGATTAATAATTCTCCAATAATATATTTCCCATTGGGTTTACAACCTGTTGCAATTAGATATAAAAATTCTCTTCAGGAAAATTCTAAAATGCATGCAATGATAGAAGATATTATTGAATCTTCTCACAATGGAATTGTAGGATGGGGGACTAAAAATAATTTTCAGCCAATATTGCTTAGAGGTCAAGATGACTATACTACTACCAAAGAAAGATGGGAGATTTTAAAAGAATTTTTTGAATCTCAAAATATTGAATATAAAGAAGTTATAAGTGAGAATGGAAATATCTTGACAAAAATCATTTGTCTAATTTATTTGCTTGATTATTCAAGTATATTTCTTGCAGTCAAACTTGGGGTAGATCCCACTCCAGTAGTTCCAATAAATTTTGTGAAAGAAAGATTACACTAA
- a CDS encoding NAD-dependent epimerase/dehydratase family protein, giving the protein MRILVTGGAGFIGKHLVNYLLKKGNKVTIFDNFSNSNKKSIEILQNEDVKIIEGDIREIEDILNAAKDQNIIIHLAAKISVEESIMNPFETFNVNVDGTKNVLEACKKNKISKLIVASSAAVYGDSLSDIKLTENAKINPVSPYGESKARMEKEIIKFLTKNENIDCIILRFFNIFGIGQTSEYAGVITKFLERIKQNQALQVFGDGTQTRDFVSVNDVVSSIYDAIIFGKSGTYNIASGKTITINELAKLMISWSRKNLEIQYLPQKKGDIKFSQAGIGLAKKEIKYSPKFGLEEIKKFL; this is encoded by the coding sequence ATGAGAATTTTAGTAACAGGGGGAGCTGGATTTATTGGTAAACATTTAGTGAATTATCTTTTAAAAAAAGGAAACAAAGTAACCATTTTTGATAATTTTTCTAATTCAAATAAAAAATCAATTGAAATACTTCAAAATGAAGATGTAAAAATTATTGAGGGAGATATTAGAGAAATTGAAGACATTTTAAATGCAGCAAAAGATCAAAATATCATAATCCATCTTGCGGCAAAAATTTCTGTTGAAGAATCAATCATGAATCCTTTTGAGACATTTAATGTTAATGTAGATGGAACTAAAAACGTTCTTGAAGCTTGCAAAAAAAACAAGATAAGTAAATTGATTGTAGCATCATCTGCTGCAGTTTATGGTGATAGTTTATCAGATATTAAATTGACAGAGAATGCAAAAATTAATCCTGTTTCACCTTATGGAGAAAGTAAAGCTAGAATGGAGAAAGAAATAATAAAATTCTTGACAAAAAATGAAAATATTGATTGTATCATCTTAAGATTTTTTAATATTTTTGGGATTGGGCAAACATCAGAATATGCTGGAGTAATTACAAAATTTCTGGAAAGAATAAAACAAAATCAGGCATTACAAGTATTTGGAGATGGAACACAGACAAGAGATTTTGTTTCAGTTAATGATGTGGTGAGTTCAATTTATGATGCAATTATTTTTGGAAAATCAGGGACATATAATATTGCAAGTGGGAAAACAATCACTATTAACGAATTAGCAAAATTAATGATTTCATGGTCTAGAAAAAACCTTGAAATTCAGTATTTGCCTCAAAAAAAAGGAGATATAAAATTTAGTCAGGCAGGCATAGGTTTAGCAAAAAAAGAAATTAAATATTCTCCAAAATTTGGATTGGAAGAAATTAAGAAATTTTTATGA
- a CDS encoding glycosyltransferase family protein, producing the protein MRKIDNNFTVIDYVIRQLKSSKKIDKILIATTNLKEDDVICDHLFSQNVEYFRGSSDDVLDRYFQCAKKKSADIIVRITADNPLIDPNIVDSVISDYENNDCDYASNTLLRTFPYGTEVEVFSFKTLQMAWKKAKKPSEREHVTPFIYEPQNNFNLKNTKHLHNLSHLRYTVDRIEDLILVKKIIKNVHDRPILLKDILQLYKTNPNIFKINEKVKHDGYITSLKKDEQHLKRQK; encoded by the coding sequence ATGCGAAAAATAGACAATAATTTCACAGTTATTGATTATGTAATTCGACAATTAAAATCATCTAAAAAAATTGATAAAATTTTAATCGCTACCACTAACTTGAAAGAAGATGATGTAATTTGTGATCATTTATTTTCTCAAAATGTTGAATATTTTAGAGGTTCATCAGATGATGTATTAGATAGATATTTTCAATGTGCAAAAAAAAAATCTGCCGATATTATTGTAAGAATTACTGCAGATAATCCTCTAATCGATCCAAATATTGTGGATTCAGTAATTTCCGATTATGAAAATAATGATTGTGATTATGCATCAAATACATTATTAAGAACATTCCCTTATGGAACAGAAGTAGAAGTTTTTTCATTTAAAACCCTTCAAATGGCTTGGAAAAAAGCAAAAAAACCTTCTGAAAGAGAACACGTTACACCGTTTATTTATGAACCTCAAAATAACTTTAATCTTAAAAATACAAAACACTTACACAATTTATCACATTTAAGATATACAGTTGATAGAATTGAAGATCTTATATTAGTAAAAAAAATTATTAAAAATGTTCACGACAGACCAATTTTGCTAAAAGATATTCTACAATTGTATAAAACTAATCCGAATATATTCAAAATTAATGAAAAGGTTAAACATGATGGTTATATAACATCTTTAAAAAAAGATGAACAGCATCTTAAAAGACAAAAATAA
- a CDS encoding DegT/DnrJ/EryC1/StrS family aminotransferase → MQKIKLFDPHVSNSEEIAVNKVLKSHFWASGSGVGLVKKFEEEFSKYIDTKDCVAVNSGTAALNLALSIFDVKNKEVILPSLSFVSTANAVIENGGIPKFADIDEKTLCIDTEKISKLISKKTRLILPVHFAGLAVNLNDISSICKKYGLDSVEDAAHASGTKYKNKKIGSHGDLVCFSFHPVKNLAMPTGGLIAINRNNHKKISKILKEKRWCGISNRKNTDYDVKEIGWNYYMNEFSAAIGLEQLKKLDRMNDFRRKVAKKYSDEIELEHKMPFDNNCSYHFYWIRVKNREKFRKKLFEKGIETGIHYKPIHTFSFYKSKIKLPVTEKISNEIVSLPTHPNLTGKDVEKIINTVNKSY, encoded by the coding sequence ATGCAAAAAATAAAGCTATTTGATCCGCATGTAAGCAACTCAGAAGAAATTGCAGTGAACAAAGTTTTGAAAAGTCATTTTTGGGCTTCGGGTTCAGGTGTAGGCTTAGTAAAAAAATTTGAAGAGGAATTTTCAAAATATATCGATACAAAAGATTGTGTTGCCGTAAATAGTGGAACTGCAGCTTTGAATCTCGCATTATCCATATTTGATGTAAAAAACAAAGAAGTCATTCTTCCGTCATTATCATTTGTATCTACTGCAAATGCAGTAATTGAAAATGGAGGCATTCCCAAATTTGCAGATATAGATGAAAAAACATTATGTATAGACACAGAAAAAATCTCCAAATTAATCTCTAAAAAAACTAGATTGATTTTACCTGTGCACTTTGCAGGGTTAGCAGTAAATCTAAATGATATTTCTAGTATATGTAAAAAATACGGATTGGACAGTGTAGAAGATGCGGCTCATGCTTCTGGAACAAAATATAAAAACAAGAAAATTGGAAGTCATGGAGATTTAGTTTGTTTTAGTTTTCATCCAGTAAAAAATTTGGCAATGCCAACTGGTGGGTTAATTGCAATCAATAGAAACAATCACAAAAAAATATCAAAAATTCTTAAAGAAAAAAGATGGTGTGGTATTAGTAATAGAAAAAACACAGATTATGATGTTAAAGAGATTGGTTGGAATTATTATATGAATGAGTTTTCTGCAGCCATCGGGTTAGAGCAATTAAAAAAACTTGACAGAATGAATGATTTCCGAAGAAAAGTTGCTAAAAAATATTCAGATGAAATAGAATTAGAACACAAAATGCCTTTTGATAATAATTGTTCATATCATTTCTATTGGATTAGAGTAAAAAATAGAGAAAAATTTAGAAAAAAATTATTTGAAAAAGGAATTGAAACAGGGATCCATTACAAACCAATTCATACTTTTAGCTTTTACAAATCTAAAATTAAACTACCCGTTACTGAAAAAATTAGCAATGAAATTGTTTCTTTGCCCACCCATCCTAATTTAACTGGTAAAGATGTTGAAAAAATAATCAATACAGTAAATAAATCATATTAG